The following are encoded in a window of Oscillatoria salina IIICB1 genomic DNA:
- a CDS encoding cysteine desulfurase family protein: MSQLPIYLDCHATTPLDERVLLAMLPYFTKHFGNPSSITHAYGWEAEAAVKQAREILADAINCTPEEIVFTSGATEANNLAIKGVAEAYFNTGRHIITVQTEHRAVLDPCAYLETLGFEVTYLTVEKDGLLNLNLLEQAIRPDTILVSVMAANNEIGVLQPIAEIGAICREHQVLFHTDAAQAIAKIPLDVEDMKIDLMSLTAHKVYGPKGIGALYVRRRQPRVRLAAQIQGGGQERGRRSGTLYVPQIVGLAKAVELGLEEIDSESKRQVHLRTKLWQRISQLEGIYLNGHPTKRLSGNLNISVEGVDGSALLLGLQPVTAVSSGSACSSTSTAPSHVLTALGHPESLAYASVRFGIGRFNTEAEINRVAQQAIATIKSLRQAQSLTSSSVTSKL, translated from the coding sequence ATGTCTCAACTGCCAATTTATCTTGATTGTCATGCCACAACACCCCTAGACGAACGGGTTTTGTTAGCAATGCTACCCTATTTTACAAAACACTTTGGCAACCCTTCCAGCATTACTCATGCTTATGGCTGGGAAGCGGAAGCGGCGGTGAAGCAAGCCAGAGAAATTTTGGCAGATGCGATTAATTGTACGCCAGAAGAAATTGTTTTTACGAGCGGTGCGACAGAGGCAAATAATTTAGCAATTAAAGGCGTTGCTGAAGCTTATTTCAACACGGGTCGGCATATTATTACTGTCCAAACTGAACATCGAGCAGTTTTAGATCCTTGTGCTTATTTAGAAACTCTAGGTTTTGAAGTAACATACTTGACAGTAGAAAAGGATGGTTTGCTCAACTTAAATTTGCTAGAGCAAGCAATTCGCCCGGATACGATTTTAGTGTCAGTAATGGCAGCTAATAATGAAATTGGCGTGTTGCAACCAATCGCCGAAATTGGCGCAATTTGTCGGGAACATCAAGTATTGTTTCATACCGATGCCGCACAAGCGATCGCGAAAATTCCTTTGGATGTAGAGGATATGAAGATTGATTTAATGTCCTTGACAGCACATAAAGTTTATGGTCCAAAAGGTATTGGCGCTCTTTATGTTCGTCGTCGTCAGCCGAGAGTGCGTCTCGCTGCTCAAATTCAAGGTGGCGGACAAGAGCGAGGCAGGCGATCGGGTACGCTATATGTACCGCAAATTGTCGGTTTGGCTAAGGCGGTAGAATTAGGCTTAGAGGAAATAGACTCGGAGTCAAAACGCCAAGTTCACTTACGCACCAAATTATGGCAGCGAATTAGTCAACTAGAAGGAATTTACCTTAACGGTCATCCAACTAAACGTTTATCTGGTAATCTAAATATTAGCGTCGAGGGTGTAGATGGTTCGGCACTGTTGTTAGGTTTACAACCAGTAACAGCAGTTTCTTCGGGTTCAGCTTGTTCGTCAACATCAACTGCTCCGTCTCACGTTCTCACAGCACTCGGACATCCAGAGTCTCTGGCTTATGCTTCAGTGAGATTCGGCATTGGGAGATTTAATACCGAAGCGGAGATAAATCGAGTAGCACAACAAGCGATCGCTACGATCAAATCTCTCCGACAAGCTCAAAGCTTGACCTCGTCCAGTGTAACTAGCAAACTTTAA
- a CDS encoding Rne/Rng family ribonuclease yields MPKQIIIAEQHHIAAVFWEDQIQELVVATGNQQVSDIYLGIVENVIPGIDAAFVNIGDAERNGFIHVTDLGPLRLKRSADTITELLTPQQKVLVQVMKEPTGNKGPRLTGNITLPGRYLVLMPYNKGVNLSRRIKDEDERSRLRALAILIKPAGMGLLVRTEAEGKAEEAIVEDLEFLQKQWESIQEQANYTRPPALLNRDDDFIQRVLRDIYTADVNRIVVDSHTGLKRVKQQLFNWSGGRPPEGVLIDHHRDRLSILEYFRVNAAIREALKPRVDLPSGGYIIIEPTEALTVIDVNSGSFTRSATSRETVLWTNCEAATEIARQLRLRNIGGVIVVDFIDMDSRRDQLKLLEHFNKTLKADKARPQIAQLSELGLVELTRKRQGKNIYELFGKNCPTCEGLGHLVHLPGEPIIAPVAESPIPANTSTMTLKPSENRSQEIEALFDLDVEEDEPEIDLLHHPSYQEQLGGTNTRRRRRRRVNETNVEIERPNTRNLSSNGNGSELDFSPEPEREKFPPSRISRRDDLRSEKEKITVEMSPLEQDVYALMGVSPLLRLDREIKDPRSYIIDVKTAGKSTPSEVEVMEEESAETVIPATNTDVSESVATSEEDSERSRPVVRRRRRRSSAK; encoded by the coding sequence ATGCCGAAACAAATTATTATCGCAGAGCAACATCATATAGCTGCTGTTTTTTGGGAAGATCAAATCCAAGAACTTGTCGTCGCTACTGGTAATCAACAAGTCAGCGATATTTATCTCGGTATTGTCGAAAATGTCATACCTGGGATAGATGCCGCTTTTGTGAACATTGGTGATGCAGAGCGAAATGGCTTTATTCACGTTACAGATTTAGGTCCTTTGCGCTTAAAACGTTCTGCTGATACGATTACAGAACTATTAACACCGCAGCAAAAAGTATTAGTACAGGTAATGAAAGAGCCAACGGGCAACAAAGGTCCGAGGCTGACAGGTAATATTACTTTACCAGGACGTTATTTGGTACTAATGCCTTATAACAAAGGAGTAAACTTATCGCGCCGGATCAAAGATGAAGACGAACGCTCTCGATTGCGAGCATTAGCAATTTTAATCAAACCCGCCGGGATGGGGTTACTGGTGCGAACAGAAGCCGAGGGTAAAGCAGAAGAAGCGATCGTTGAAGATTTAGAATTTCTGCAAAAACAGTGGGAGTCAATCCAAGAGCAAGCTAATTACACCAGACCTCCAGCGTTGCTCAACCGAGACGATGACTTTATTCAGCGCGTGTTGCGAGATATCTATACAGCCGATGTAAATCGGATCGTCGTAGACTCTCACACCGGATTAAAGCGAGTCAAGCAACAGTTATTCAACTGGAGTGGCGGTCGTCCACCAGAAGGCGTTTTAATCGACCACCATCGCGATCGCTTATCAATTTTAGAATACTTCCGCGTCAATGCCGCAATTCGAGAAGCTCTCAAACCAAGAGTAGATTTACCTTCTGGTGGCTATATCATTATCGAGCCAACAGAAGCATTAACCGTTATCGACGTTAACTCGGGTTCCTTTACCCGCTCCGCCACCTCACGAGAAACAGTTTTATGGACAAATTGCGAAGCCGCAACAGAAATTGCTCGTCAGCTTCGCCTGCGTAACATCGGCGGCGTGATTGTCGTTGATTTTATTGACATGGACTCACGTCGCGACCAACTCAAACTCCTCGAACACTTTAACAAAACATTAAAAGCGGACAAAGCTAGACCCCAGATAGCTCAACTATCCGAACTTGGTTTAGTCGAACTAACTCGTAAACGTCAAGGAAAAAACATTTACGAGTTATTTGGGAAAAACTGCCCCACCTGTGAAGGATTAGGGCATTTAGTTCACCTTCCAGGAGAGCCAATAATCGCACCAGTCGCCGAAAGTCCGATTCCAGCGAACACCAGCACAATGACTTTAAAGCCCTCAGAAAATCGCTCCCAGGAAATTGAGGCACTATTCGATCTGGATGTAGAAGAAGATGAACCAGAAATCGATCTGCTCCATCATCCCAGCTATCAAGAGCAACTCGGAGGTACTAACACTCGTCGTCGTCGTCGCCGTCGCGTCAACGAAACGAATGTAGAAATCGAACGACCTAATACTCGCAATCTTAGTAGCAACGGAAATGGCTCAGAATTAGATTTCTCGCCAGAACCAGAGCGAGAAAAATTTCCTCCCAGCCGGATTTCACGACGAGATGATTTAAGGTCAGAGAAAGAAAAGATTACTGTCGAAATGTCTCCTCTCGAACAAGACGTATATGCTTTAATGGGCGTTTCCCCACTGCTGCGCTTAGATCGAGAAATCAAAGATCCCAGGTCATATATCATCGACGTAAAAACCGCAGGAAAATCAACACCCTCAGAAGTAGAGGTAATGGAGGAAGAATCTGCTGAGACAGTAATTCCAGCCACAAATACCGATGTCTCAGAATCGGTTGCCACCTCTGAAGAGGATTCAGAACGCAGTCGTCCTGTAGTCCGTCGCCGTCGCCGTCGCTCTTCGGCAAAATAA
- a CDS encoding ribonuclease HII — protein MLDRVSTLGLDCSKPSKLFGTPGLIAGVDEVGRGALFGPVVAAAITIPSTSWEQLAKIGVRDSKQLSAKRRSELAQEMQRLSLSWSIAWASRKEIDRLNIFQASLLAMKRAVIKLKPQPAICLVDGKHQLPSLGVPQKNLVKGDERSPIIAAASIIAKVWRDELILRFAQKYPDYGLATNKGYGTKQHCLALQQYGPTSQHRMSFSPCQVSR, from the coding sequence ATGCTCGATCGGGTTTCAACTCTAGGATTAGATTGCTCTAAACCATCTAAATTATTCGGCACTCCAGGACTGATTGCTGGTGTTGATGAAGTGGGACGGGGTGCTTTATTTGGTCCAGTCGTAGCAGCAGCGATAACGATTCCCTCAACAAGTTGGGAACAATTGGCGAAAATAGGGGTGAGAGATAGCAAACAGTTGTCAGCAAAACGGCGATCGGAACTTGCCCAAGAGATGCAGAGGCTATCTTTGAGTTGGAGTATTGCTTGGGCGAGTAGAAAAGAAATAGATCGATTAAATATTTTTCAGGCATCTTTGCTAGCGATGAAGCGGGCTGTAATTAAGCTCAAGCCGCAACCAGCAATCTGTTTGGTTGACGGTAAGCACCAACTTCCTTCTTTAGGTGTGCCGCAGAAAAATTTGGTTAAAGGAGACGAGCGATCGCCGATTATTGCGGCAGCTTCAATTATTGCTAAGGTCTGGCGAGACGAGTTGATTTTGCGTTTTGCCCAAAAGTATCCGGATTATGGATTGGCTACCAATAAAGGCTATGGAACAAAACAGCATTGCTTGGCTTTACAGCAATATGGTCCGACATCTCAGCATCGGATGTCTTTTAGTCCTTGCCAGGTTTCGCGTTAA
- a CDS encoding DUF1997 domain-containing protein: MQTKIKKTAVRVLPLMNIRFTASESVKIAVEEQSVPIRHYLRQPQRLVRAIANQKLMDQLSESYFRLKMRPLNFLDIYHFQPTVVLKVWSAPDGTVYLQSEDCEIRGVEYINDRFFLKVQGRLFPQEHNGKTYLQGKADLEVKVELPPPLWLTPRPILETTGNGLLKSVLLRIKQRLVSQLIEDYHLWANNNIQEETKIAPAKTLSTAKNPTG, translated from the coding sequence TTGCAAACTAAAATTAAAAAAACAGCAGTAAGAGTTTTACCTTTGATGAATATTCGCTTTACAGCCTCAGAGTCCGTAAAAATAGCGGTCGAAGAACAGTCAGTACCAATTCGACACTATTTACGCCAACCACAACGGTTAGTGCGGGCGATCGCTAATCAGAAACTGATGGATCAGCTTTCCGAATCTTATTTTCGCTTAAAAATGCGCCCCTTAAACTTTTTGGATATATACCATTTTCAACCAACTGTAGTGCTGAAAGTTTGGTCAGCCCCCGACGGCACAGTATATTTACAATCCGAAGACTGCGAAATTCGCGGCGTAGAATATATCAACGATCGCTTTTTTTTGAAAGTTCAAGGACGATTGTTTCCTCAAGAACACAATGGCAAGACCTATCTTCAAGGTAAAGCAGACTTAGAAGTAAAAGTCGAGTTACCACCTCCACTTTGGCTAACACCCAGACCGATTTTAGAAACTACAGGTAACGGACTACTCAAGAGCGTGCTGTTAAGAATTAAACAAAGGTTAGTTTCTCAGCTTATCGAAGACTACCACCTCTGGGCGAATAACAACATTCAAGAAGAGACAAAAATCGCTCCAGCTAAGACTCTTTCAACCGCAAAAAACCCTACTGGTTGA